Proteins encoded within one genomic window of Nonomuraea gerenzanensis:
- a CDS encoding amino acid permease — protein MTTEEDSRRLAELGYKQELARTWSGFSNFAISFSIISILAGCFTTFGQAWNNGGPIAISWGWPLISLFILIIGFCMSELVSAYPTAGGIYWWAAKLGKPIHGWFTGWLNLIGLVAVTASVDYGCATFLNITLNRLTGGAWEGTLPQAFLLFVIILALHALINIYSHKLISLLQNVSVWWHVAGAAIIVAILIFAPENHQSASFVFFGTNNNSGFGDGSEGLPFWLYVLPLGFLLTQYTITGFDACAHVSEETQGAARSAARGLWQSIFYSAIGGWILLLSFLFAATHVDEINKNAGFVGTIFDTALSSPLATAIFAISTIGQFFCGMSCVTSMSRMTYAFSRDGAVPGWRLWSKVDRNRTPVNAIIAGCVAAALITLPALYAPPGLTTPVAFYAVVSIAVIGLYLAFLIPIWLRLRMGDAFQTGPWTLGKKYKALCWIACVEIVIVSIYFIMPFSPAGVPGTPDFTWTSVNYAPIAVGVVLIGIALWWALSARHWFTGPRRTIDEVPAA, from the coding sequence ATGACCACTGAAGAGGATTCCAGGCGACTGGCCGAGCTCGGCTACAAGCAGGAGCTGGCACGCACCTGGAGCGGCTTCTCGAACTTCGCCATCTCCTTCTCGATCATCTCCATCCTCGCCGGCTGCTTCACGACTTTCGGACAAGCATGGAACAACGGCGGCCCCATCGCCATCTCCTGGGGCTGGCCGCTGATCTCCCTGTTCATCCTGATCATCGGTTTCTGCATGTCGGAGCTGGTGTCGGCGTACCCGACGGCCGGCGGCATCTACTGGTGGGCCGCCAAGCTGGGCAAGCCGATCCACGGCTGGTTCACCGGCTGGCTCAACCTCATCGGCCTCGTCGCCGTCACCGCGTCGGTCGACTACGGCTGCGCGACCTTCCTCAACATCACCCTGAACCGCCTGACCGGCGGCGCCTGGGAGGGCACTCTGCCCCAGGCGTTCCTCCTCTTCGTGATCATCCTCGCGCTGCACGCGCTGATCAACATCTACAGCCACAAGCTGATCTCGCTCCTGCAGAACGTGAGCGTCTGGTGGCACGTGGCCGGCGCCGCGATCATCGTGGCCATCCTGATCTTCGCCCCGGAGAACCACCAGTCGGCCTCGTTCGTCTTCTTCGGCACCAACAACAACTCGGGCTTCGGCGACGGCTCGGAGGGACTGCCCTTCTGGCTGTACGTGCTGCCGCTCGGCTTCCTGCTCACCCAGTACACGATCACCGGCTTCGACGCCTGCGCGCACGTGTCGGAGGAGACCCAGGGCGCGGCCAGGAGCGCGGCCCGCGGCCTGTGGCAGTCGATCTTCTACTCGGCCATCGGCGGCTGGATCCTGCTGCTGTCGTTCCTGTTCGCCGCCACCCACGTGGACGAGATCAATAAGAACGCCGGATTCGTCGGCACCATCTTCGACACCGCGCTGTCGTCCCCGCTCGCCACGGCCATCTTCGCGATCTCCACGATCGGCCAGTTCTTCTGCGGGATGAGCTGCGTGACCTCGATGTCCCGGATGACGTACGCGTTCTCGCGCGACGGCGCCGTGCCCGGCTGGCGCCTGTGGTCGAAGGTGGACCGCAACCGCACCCCCGTCAACGCGATCATCGCGGGCTGCGTCGCCGCCGCCCTGATCACGTTGCCCGCCCTCTACGCCCCTCCCGGCCTGACCACGCCGGTCGCCTTCTACGCCGTCGTCTCCATCGCCGTCATCGGGCTCTACCTGGCCTTCCTCATCCCGATCTGGCTCCGGCTGCGGATGGGCGACGCCTTCCAGACCGGCCCGTGGACGCTGGGCAAGAAGTACAAGGCGCTGTGCTGGATCGCCTGCGTCGAGATCGTGATCGTCTCGATCTACTTCATCATGCCGTTCTCGCCGGCCGGCGTGCCGGGCACCCCCGACTTCACCTGGACCTCGGTCAACTACGCGCCGATCGCCGTCGGCGTGGTGCTGATCGGGATCGCGCTGTGGTGGGCCCTGTCGGCCCGCCACTGGTTCACGGGACCCCGCCGCACGATCGACGAGGTCCCTGCCGCGTGA